The proteins below come from a single Maylandia zebra isolate NMK-2024a linkage group LG23, Mzebra_GT3a, whole genome shotgun sequence genomic window:
- the slc19a1 gene encoding reduced folate transporter → MVAEDTAGSGDRSDGEKEMDQKASEDAERQEDGDVAMAATAAESPSGEDEARDPRKWKWSVIFLCFYGFMSSIKPGEPFITPYLLSPEKNFTREQVTNEITPVLTYSYMAVLVPAFLLTDLLRYKPVLIIQGVSQVIIWIILLLGGTLLQMQFMEFFYGITMACRVAYSSYIFSLVNPVLYQRVAGYSRSSVLLGVFTSSILGQLCMSLGNITFYTLNSISLGFVSFGLLLSLCLPWPKRSLFFNRTNQEEKELVEVATKSELDKMNPKDGGPSFAAPPCPASTWKDSVFMQMLLEVRNVLKRPNLRLWSLWWVFNSTGYYLVLFYVHILWNKVYPATENKNVYNGGVEAASTLLSAIASFTAGFVKIRWNIWSELVIGIITAVQAGLLLLMRTTDDIWVCYVCYVLFRSFYQFLVPIATFQIASSLTKELCALVFGINTFLGTVLKTIISLIFTDKRGLALDVHSQFLVYFFYFTLLTVVYFACAAVVICRHYRNERRGGVTRDQPTPTELSPVVTNKELETLSNGKSA, encoded by the exons ATGGTAGCAGAggacacagcaggaagtggggACAGATCAGATGGGGAGAAAGAGATGGATCAGAAAGCATCTGAAGACGCCGAGCGGCAGGAAGACGGGGATGTAGCGATGGCCGCCACTGCCGCAGAGTCTCCCTCTGGAGAGGATGAAGCCAGAGATCCCAGAAAGTGGAAGTGGTCTGTGATTTTCTTGTGTTTCTACGGGTTTATGTCATCCATAAAACCCGGGGAGCCCTTCATCACGCCATATCTGCTGAGCCCTGAGAAGAACTTCACCAGAGAGCAG GTGACCAATGAGATCACTCCAGTGCTGACGTATTCCTACATGGCTGTGCTGGTACCAGCCTTCCTGCTAACGGATCTTCTGCGTTATAAGCCGGTCCTGATTATTCAGGGCGTCAGTCAGGTGATCATCTGGATCATCCTGCTGCTTGGCGGTACGCTGCTTCAGATGCAGTTCATGGAGTTCTTCTACGGCATCACCATGGCCTGCCGTGTCGCCTACTCCTCCTACATCTTCTCCCTGGTCAACCCGGTCCTCTACCAGCGCGTGGCAGGCTACTCGCGCTCCTCAGTCCTCTTGGGGGTTTTCACCAGCTCTATCCTGGGCCAGCTGTGCATGTCCTTGGGAAACATCACCTTCTACACCCTCAACAGTATCTCTCTGGGGTTTGTCAGCTTTGGTTTGCTGCTCTCACTGTGCCTGCCCTGGCCTAAACGCTCCTTGTTTTTCAACCGGACGAATCAGGAGGAAAAGGAACTGGTAGAAGTAGCCACCAAATCTGAACTGGACAAAATGAACCCAAAAGATGGAGGGCCATCCTTTGCTGCCCCCCCATGTCCTGCGTCAACCTGGAAGGATTCTGTGTTTATGCAGATGCTTCTGGAGGTTAGAAATGTGCTGAAGAGGCCAAACCTGAGGCTCTGGTCCCTGTGGTGGGTGTTCAACTCCACAGGGTATTACCTGGTGCTCTTCTATGTCCACATCCTGTGGAACAAAGTCTACCCTGCCACTGAGAACAAGAACGTTTACAATGGGGGAGTGGAAGCAGCTTCTACATTGCTCA gTGCTATAGCGTCCTTTACAGCAGGCTTTGTCAAAATTCGGTGGAACATCTGGTCAGAGCTGGTCATTGGTATCATCACAGCGGTGCAGGCCGGTCTGCTGCTTCTTATGAGAACCACAGACGACATCTGGGTCTGCTATGTTTGTTATGTACTCTTCCGAAGCTTCTACCAGTTTCTGGTGCCTATTGCCAC TTTCCAGATTGCATCGTCACTCACCAAGGAGCTCTGCGCTCTTGTGTTTGGTATCAACACCTTCTTGGGGACAGTGCTGAAGACCATTATCAGCCTGATCTTTACTGATAAGAGGGGCCTGGCCTTGGACGTGCACTCTCAG TTTCTGGTGTACTTCTTTTACTTCACTCTTCTTACTGTCGTCTACTTTGCCTGCGCTGCTGTGGTCATCTGCCGTCACTACCGAAACGAGCGGAGGGGAGGAGTAACCAGGGACCAGCCCACGCCCACGGAGCTCAGCCCTGTGGTGACAAACAAGGAGCTAGAAACTTTGTCTAATGGCAAAAGTGCCTAA